The nucleotide sequence NNNNNNNNNNNNNNNNNNNNNNNNNNNNNNNNNNNNNNNNNNNNNNNNNNNNNNNNNNNNNNNNNNNNNNNNNNNNNNNNNNNNNNNNNNNNNNNNNNNNNNNNNNNNNNNNNNNNNNNNNNNNNNNNNNNNNNNNNNNNNNNNNNNNNNNNNNNNNNNNNNNNNNNNNNNNNNNNNNNCGAGGTTGCCGCTGTACACGTCGCTGGCGTACGTCCCGTCATCCTCGTCGTCGGTCAGGAGCGCGCGGCTCCGCGGCCGCACGTGCTGCCCGTCGCCGTCCATCGGTGCCCGCGGGGATCGCTGAGTCGGAAAGAAGCAGGCGCCAAGGTAAACAACGTCGCCGCCGTGGAAGTCGGCCGCGAGAGGCGCGCCCAGTTGGTGTCCCGCCTCTCGCTGTCCGTTGCGCCACCAGTTGGTGTCCCGCATCTGTTGCCACTCGCCGACCCCTGCCATGGGAGAGGAGAACCTGGGGGCGCGTGAGTACAGGCTACGGGGAGAAGATGGGTTGGGGCATCGGCAGGGAGATAGCGTTACCTGGGTCGTCGCTCATCGCTGTCGCGGACGCGGCGCTCCTGCTCGTCTACCTCCCACTTCCATCTCCTCCTGAAATCGGTGAAGAAAAGAAGAGACGGCAAGGGCGCAGATCCACCGCTCCAATCAGATCCCTTCCATTCTCTTCCCTCCcttgggagagggagagaaggtgagggggaggaggaggccaccggCGGTGTCGCCATGGCCGGGCAGGGCTCCTCCCACCTGCCCGCGACGGGAGGTGGCGGGGGCggcagcgacgggcggcggcgtTTGAGGGAGGGGATTGGTGGCGGCTGCGAGGGCGAAGGGTCTGGTGTGGCGTCGCTCGAGGGCAAAGGCTTCGCTCGCTCGTTCGCAACGCACGGAAACGTCTGGCTAATTCTTCATAGGTTAACCGTCGCGTAGATTATTTTCAGGCGCGAGATTTTTTCGATGAACCGGAGGGTTTAGCACTGGACATAATATGAGCATATCGATTTTTATTTCCTGGTTCGAGGGTGGAGGTGGGAACCGAGGGGACGCAGGAGGTGGGATCGAGGACAAAAAAACCCGTTTCTAGTGGGACGAAAATTGATCAGCGGAGAGTACCAACtggtccattaggagtagagatatctgAGTTGATTGAATAATGTCCACGGTTTATTTTGGTCCCACCACTTTCAACCATTTTATTTTGCTGGTTTTTTTCATCCCCTCCGCCACCTCATCGTTTAGTTTCGcatcaccctctcacacaacgagaAAAATCTGTACGGATCGgaactttccatactgacgcaagttatttagtaatacatttatgtaaaagaatcaatcacgatcaatctctaaagatcaaatctatatTAATTACcttaaatcgctcaatcacattaacaaATAACCAATTTTAAGAAATCTCATTATTAAAGCATTTATGTACCTACttaatttttatggaatattatCTCATTATTGAAGTATTTATGTACCTATTTAATTTGTAATCGAATATTATCCAATGGCAGCAACAAAAAAATGCGGACGCCTCATCTTACTTCTGTCGTCCAGCCCTACCGCTCGAAAAGTccgagcgccgccgccaccacgTAGCCTCGTGCCCTATCCCATCCtggattcctccctctccctcactcTATGTCTCTCCTGCACGCTCACGCAGGGGATGGGCCGCTCGGCCTCTCCTTGCAGGCTGCCACCATCCTCCTTGGCATCGTGTCGTCAGCACCTTCACTAGGTATCGAGGGTTCCAAGAGCTCGGTCTGATCCGGCGTTGTTCGGTTAAGAGTTGTGGTCGCCTTTGCCTCTGTTACATCGAGCATCTCTGTGGCCATGGCCGCATAGATCGTGTAGACCGCCGTCGATGGTGGCCTCTCTATCACTATGGTGCAATGATTCCTCATGTATCTGCCGCATCTAAGAACCTCCTCTGGCAAGGACACAGGAGTCGACTCATTGTTGAGGACGGACGGCCACTGCCACGAGGTGAGAGCTGCCTCATCCTGTAAGGAGGTGGGCGACGTCGCCGCCATTCGTCACGAACATACATGGATGCTGCTTCCGCTGTGTTGGCATGCTTCTCCTGGATTGACAATGAATATCAGCTCTGCCGAAGTCAATTAGATCGGCTTATTAGATTGTCCAATGAACATAGCATGGAGTAGTGATGTACATCAGGTTTGTGGGCGACGATGGTTTATATCTGCTGGATTCCTATAATCGCTTACCTGCAGACCTTGCGCTATATTTTACACCAGGCACACAAGCTAGAAGTGGATGAGAATTTCTGCATGATCCTCGGATTCGTTGAGATTGCACTGCCGTACGTACTCTCCATGACAATGAAGGAGAGAACGTCGTTTAATTAATAGTAATAAGACACGATCATCAACTGTGCAAAATAGCAGGTGTAAGATATATATTCACCGCTTTGCTAGCTCCAATAAATCTATTGATTACTCATGCTGCTTCAATTGGGTTGTTACGAAAACATGAAAAGTACTTTAAAATTATTCTAAGTTGTATGACACCCAATAAATATATTGATTAGTCATGCTGCTTCAGTTCGGCTGTTGTGGACATTGACATTGAAAATTCTACTGCCACGGTTCGTACCCAAGTCTGCATCACATGATCAGAATATTAACTATTATAGGTGATGCTATTTGTTCCCAGTTTTCACTTTTCATTAGGGCCTTATATAAGGTTGATTGACTGGCGCTATGCTTGCTTTGGTCCTGAGAAAGAGGATGAACAGAGAATGATGATCGATTGCTGTGCTACTGCACTATATATCTTGTGAATTGGCTAGTAGTACAGAGTACAAATTGCATAATGTTTGCCTCAAAATAAAAGATTGTAcaacctatacaatttatcatatATAAATTATGTTATTTCGTACTAAATTTTATTGCTGCTATTTGCAGATGAAGTGGATACTACCAGTGTGTTACTGTACGATACTGTGGGCATACGATAAAAAAGAAAGTATCATTGCAGTAACCATATTGCGGACATTTTTGTTGCTTACCACCAATCGTTGGGCTTCTCTATTAGCAAGAAGTCAATTTGTCAGTGGAGACATAGCTGCAAGGATGCAGTATTTCAGCTTTGAGATTTAAGATTATAGTTGCCATCAACAAACAGGTATGCTCTTGTACTAATGTCTGTCAGTTATCTTTAATCTGTAGAACTTTGTATTTCAATTTGTTTGATATTCTGATTTGGACAATTGGATTTAGGGAGAACCCACTTTGATTACTTTTCACCATTGGATTTACGTCGTATCGCCATAGGACCATACGAGAAGACCACAGTGGAGACAAACTAGGTCTCGTCGCCCTCCTCTAACCATCGCTTGTCTTATGCATCAACGTGTTTATAATTTTTTGTTTACGATTACATGGAGTGACAAAGATGAATTTACAATGAAGTTTCacatttatttattaattttatgTATATAATTAATAATTTTTTCAGTTTTATAACCCATGATAAGAACGGTTAAATTATAACCCATAATCATATAAGAACCGGAACATACCTCTCTGATTGTGAATACATTCTTCTTCATTAAATGCCAAAAGTCGCACTTATGTGATCTTCAGTAAGTAAGTAGTTCCCGGTCAGTACACCACGGCAGTTATCATGTTGAAAATTGTTAACATTTTTGTTCGCACATTAATACTGAACATTAATTACACAAAGCTTGTCCAAATTTCTGTACGGAATGGTATGTCCTTTCTCTCTACCATTCCCTTTTCCGTAGAACAGGGCTACTAGGTTTCACACCCTCCCTTATCCCATCCTGCCTTCGTCCCGTGCTCCTGGGTTCCACCCCATGGCGATGCAAACCATTATAGGTAATGCGGAATTTCCTTGCGGTTAGTAATAGGTGCGACAAGgcgcaaaaaagaaaaataagtaaTGGGTGCGGCAACTACCTTTGAGTGTTTACCATTCTTCGGTCTACACATATGGCATTTGCTAATTAACCGTATTATTTTTCTTCCTTGAATAGTGCCCGTGAGAATGTTTCATTTTAAAAGCAGACAATATGCCATCTTTCGCAGTACATGAGGACCATTTCATTGATTTCCTAAAGTTGAAAATAAAAACGTCAAATGATGctaaagagagaagataaagttTGGGATTTGACAATAATACTAGACTAAGGGCGGATGAAGAGATAGAGATAAAATTTGGTACCATAGAGAAAAGACCCGGCTCGAGTGCCGCTCCTGGCGGcaccaggtgatacgtctccaacgtatctataattttttattgttccatgctattatattatatgttttggatgtttaatgggctttaatatgcacttttgtattatttttgagactaacctattaaccgaaggcccagtgcaaattgctaattttttttgcctatttcagtgtttcgcagaaaaaaatatcaaacggaatccaaacggaatgaaaccttcgcgaggatcttttttggaacaaacgcaatccaggagacttggagtgggggtcaagtaagcaacgaggcggccacgaggtagggcggcgcgcccagagggcaggcaccccccaccctcgtgggcccctcgtagctccaccgacctatttccttcgcctatatatactcttatacactGAAAACAtacaggggagccacgaaaccacttttccactgccgcaaccttctgtaccagcgagatcccatttggggaccttttccggtgatctgccggagggggattcgatcacggagggcttctacatcaacaccatagcctctccgatgatctgtgagtagtttaccacagtgctacctcttgagcttgcgttggtttttcccttgaagagaaaagggtgatgcatcaaagtagcgtaagtatttccctccgttttgagaaccaaggtatcaatccagtaggaggtaacacgtaggtcacctagtacctgcacaaacaaacaagaacttcgcaaccaacacgataaaggggttgtcaatcccttcacggtcacttacggaagtgagatctaatagagataataagataaatatttttggtatttttatggtgtagattggaaaataaaaattgaaaagtaaacaactatggaaattgatAGTAaaataatatgatgaaagatagacccgggggccataggtttcactagaggcttctctcaagatagcatattctacggtgggtgaacaaattaccgtcgagcaattgatagaaaagcgaataattatgagaatatctaggcatgatcatgtatataggcatcacgtccgagacaagtagaccgaaatgattctgcatctactactattactccacacatcgactgctatccaacatgcatctagagtattaagttcataagaacagagtaacacattaggcaaaatgacatgatgtagagggataaactcaagcaatatgatataaacaacatctttttatcctcaatggcaacaatacaatacgtgccttgctgcccctactgtcactgggaaaggacaccgcaagattgaaccaaaagctaagcatttctcccactgcaagaaagatcaatctagtaggccaaaccaaactgataattcgaagagacttgcaaagatattaaattaTGCATAAGAGatttcagaggagaatcaaatattgttcatagataatcttgatcataaactcacaattcatcggatctcgacaaacacaccgcaaaaaagagttacatcgaatagatctccaagagaatcgaggagaactttgtattgagatccaaagagagagaagaagccatctagctaataactatggacccgaaggtctgtggtaaactactcacacatcatcggagaggctatggtgttgatgtagaagccctctgtgatcgattccccctccggcggagcactgaaaaaggccccaagatgggatctcatgggtacagaaggttgtggcggtggaaataggatttcgtggtgctcttggatgttttcggggtatatgggtatatataggaggaagaagtacgttagtggagctacgaggggcccacgagggtggggggcgcgcctacccccctgggcgcgccctcctgcctcgtggctacctcgtttctttcttgacatcgactccaagtctcttggatcacgtttgttccaaaaataactctcccgaaggtttcatttcatttggatTACGTTTGATATTacctttctgcgaaacactgaaataggaaaaaaaacaacaatttgcactgggcctttggttagtaggttagtcccaaaaataataaaaaggtatattaaatcccattaaacatccaaaacagataatataatagcatggaacaatcaaaaattatagatatgttggagacgtatcacacagaccttcgggtccatagttattagctagatggcttcttctctctctttggttctcaatacaaagttctcctcgatgttcttggagatctattcgatctaatactttttgcggtgtgtttgccgagatccgatgtattgtgggtttatgattaagattatctatgaacaatatatgaattcttatatgcatgatttgatatctttgcaagtctcttcgaattatcagtttggtttggcctactagattgatctttcttgcaatgggagaagtgcttagctttgggtccaatcttgtggtgtccttttccagtgacagtaggggcagcaagactcgtattgtattgtttccatcaaggataaaaagatggggtttatatcatattgcatgagtttatgcctctacatcatgtcatcttgcctaatgtgttactctgttattatgaacttaacactctagatgcatgctggatagcgatcgatgtgtggggtaatagtagtagatgcagaatcgtttcggtctacttgagacggacgtgatgcctatgttcatgatcatgcctagatagcatcataactatgcgctttcctatcaattgctcgacaataatttgttcacccaccgtaatatatgctatcttgagagaagccactagtgaaacctatggcccccgggtctactttacatcatatttgtttcccgtcaactagccatttctgccgccgtttattttgcaatctttattttccaatctacacaacaaaaatacaaaaaatatttatcttattatctttatcagatctcacttttgcaagtggccgtgaagggattgtcaacccctttatcgccttggttgcaaggttcttatttgtttgtgcaggtactaggcgatttgtgtgtagtctcctactggattgataccttggttctcaaaaactaagggaaatacttatgctacttttctgcatcaccctttcctcttcaaggaaaaaccaacgcatgctcaagaggtagcaagaaggatttcttgcgccgttgcgggggatatttgcaccaagtcaagtcaagatttgatctcccgtcaactagccatttctggcgccgttgccggggagatctacgctgaagtcaagacataccaagtacccatcacaaactcttatccctcaca is from Triticum aestivum cultivar Chinese Spring chromosome 3A, IWGSC CS RefSeq v2.1, whole genome shotgun sequence and encodes:
- the LOC123056684 gene encoding uncharacterized protein; protein product: MATPPVASSSPSPSLPLPREGREWKGSDWSGGSAPLPSLLFFTDFRRRWKWEVDEQERRVRDSDERRPRFSSPMAGVGEWQQMRDTNWWRNGQREAGHQLGAPLAADFHGGDVVYLGACFFPTQRSPRAPMDGDGQHVRPRSRALLTDDEDDGTYASDVYSDQLPSVM